From the genome of Halomonas sp. LR3S48:
ACAAAGGCACAGCCGCGCCTCGGGAAAAGCCCGGTGCAGCCGTGCCAGCGTGTGCGCCAGCACCGGCCGGCCGGCCAGCATCAGGTACTGCTTGGGTAGCGCGGCGCCCATGCGCCGTCCACGGCCTGCTGCAGGCACCACCAGCCACAGGCGTTCATTCATTCGAGTTTCCCGCGCGAACGCCCGACGCACCACCCTCGGTCGCCACGCCGGGCACCCAGTAGAACTGCTCGTCGGTACGCACCATGCCGATATCGCTGCGCGCCCGCTCCTCGATGGCATCGAGCCCTGTCTTGAGATCCACCACCTCGGCGGCCAGCCGTTCGTTGCGGTCGCGCAGCGGCTTGTTGGCGGCGTCGAGAACGGCTACGCGCTCGCGAATCTCGCGCAGCTCTTCGATGCCGCCGTCGCCGAGCCACAGGCGATACTGCAGCAGCGCCAGCAGCAGGAGCAGGGCGATGGCAAGCCACTTGAGCATCGGCTGACGTCCTCATGATTCTGAATGGCCGGCATTATGCCATCATCGCCGGTCCGGCTCACGCCCTGAACGCCTCACATCCTGAAGGGCAAGGCCCGCTCGGCAGCCCGGCGATACGCCTCGACGTGACGACGCTCCTCGGCGCAGAAGCGATCCAGGGCATCGCGCAGCCCTGGATCGGCAATATAGTGCAGCGAACGCAGGCGCCTGGGTGCGAAGCCACGCGTGAGCTTGTGCTCACCCTGGGTGCCGGGATCGAAGCAGGTCAGATCGTGGGCCAGGCAGTGCTCGATACCCTGGTAGTAGCACGCCTCGAAGTGCAGGCAGTCGGCCAGCACCTCGCTGCCCCAGTAGCGCCCGTAGAGTGTGCGACTGCCCTGCAGGCAGAGCGCAGCGGCGACTGGCTGACCATCGAGGCGTGCCTGGATCAGCAGCAGTGCTTCAGGCATGGTGCGGCGCAGCCGCTGGAAGAAGTCGAGATTGAGATAGCCATGGCGGCCGCGTTCGAGGTAGGTGATTTCATAGCAGCGGAAGAAATGCTCGAGGTCGCTCACGCCGATCGCCTCGCCCGCCAGACGATGCAGACTCACGCCCTGCTCGGCCACCCTCCGGCGCTCCCGACGGATCGTCTTGCGTCGTTTCGCCGTCAAGGCGGAGAGAAAGCCCTCGAAGTCACCGTAGCCGTGGTCGTTCCACTGGAACTGCACGCCGTGGCGCACCAGCAGGTCTGGCCGCGCCGCGAGCCAGGCCTCGACCTCTGCGTCTTCGGCAAACAGCAGATGCCAGCTCGACAGCGTGCTGTCCTCCCACGCCTCGGCCAGCACGTCGCGTGCCGCCAGTGGGTCGACATCAGGGGCCAGCGCCAACCGCGGGCCGGGCACCGGGGAAAAGGGGATCGCCGTGAG
Proteins encoded in this window:
- a CDS encoding GNAT family N-acetyltransferase yields the protein MSELILKRLPAIEAVAATQWNALVGDDHPFLRHEFLHALEASGAVSRSTGWVPNHLTLWRGETLVGVMPHYRKFHSYGEYVFDWSWADAWEGAGGRYYPKGLTAIPFSPVPGPRLALAPDVDPLAARDVLAEAWEDSTLSSWHLLFAEDAEVEAWLAARPDLLVRHGVQFQWNDHGYGDFEGFLSALTAKRRKTIRRERRRVAEQGVSLHRLAGEAIGVSDLEHFFRCYEITYLERGRHGYLNLDFFQRLRRTMPEALLLIQARLDGQPVAAALCLQGSRTLYGRYWGSEVLADCLHFEACYYQGIEHCLAHDLTCFDPGTQGEHKLTRGFAPRRLRSLHYIADPGLRDALDRFCAEERRHVEAYRRAAERALPFRM
- the ftsB gene encoding cell division protein FtsB; this encodes MLKWLAIALLLLLALLQYRLWLGDGGIEELREIRERVAVLDAANKPLRDRNERLAAEVVDLKTGLDAIEERARSDIGMVRTDEQFYWVPGVATEGGASGVRAGNSNE